The Nostoc sp. 'Peltigera membranacea cyanobiont' N6 genome contains the following window.
AAGTTGCTGCTGCTCCCTGGAATCCTCAACACAAGCTGGTACAGGTGGGTTTGCAAGGTAAACGCCTAGAGAGTGAAACCTTACCACCCAGTAATCTAGTATTTCTGATTGATGTCTCCGGTTCTATGAATGACCCCAACAAATTGCCGTTGGTGCAACAGTCACTGAAATTGCTGGTAAATAAACTGCGTCCTGAAGATCGGGTAAGTTTAGTAGTCTATGCTGGGAATGCTGGAGTGGTGTTACCTGCTACACCTGGTAGTCAGAAATCAAAAATTCTGGCGGCGATTGACCGCTTGGAGGCTGGAGGCTCAACTGCTGGCGGTCAAGGCATTGAACTAGCTTACAAGATAGCTAAACAAAACTTCCTCAAGTCTGGTAATAATAGAGTAATTTTAGCTACCGATGGAGATTTTAATGTCGGGGTTTCCAGCGATGGCGAACTGACGCGATTAATTGAACAGAAGCGAGAACAGGGAATTTTCCTGACGGTGTTGGGATTTGGCACTGGTAATTATAAGGATGGGAAAATGGAACAGTTGGCTGATAAGGGTAACGGCAATTACGCTTACATCGATACCCTATTGGAAGCCAAAAAGGTTTTAGTTAACGATTTGAGGGGAACTCTGTTTACCATTGCCAAAGATGTAAAAATTCAGGTGGAGTTTAATCCGGCGAAAGTTCAGGCATATCGCTTGATTGGCTACGAAAACCGCCTGCTGCAAAACCAGGATTTCAATGACGATAAGAAAGATGCAGGAGATATTGGGGCTGGTCATTCTGTGACAGCGCTTTATGAAATAATTCCTACTGGGACGAAGAGTGATGTGAAACTACCGGAGGTAGACCCGTTGCGGTATCAGCGTTCTGGTGAAACTGCGCTTGATGCTGCTGGCAATGAGTTGATGCAGGTGAAACTACGCTATAAATTGCCCCAGGATAGCACCAGTCAATTAATTACCCAAACCATTCAAGATGATGATTTGAGAAGCGACCAGATACCCTCTACAAACCTGAGATTTGCTGCTGCGGTGGCTACTTTTGGGATGGTGCTGCGTGACTCTGAGTATAAGGGGAATGCTAACTATGATTTGGTGATGAAATTGGCTACTCAGGCGAAGGGAGAAGACCAAGAGGGCTATCGGGATGAGTTTATTCGCTTGGTGGAACAATCTAGGGGGTTGATTACGAGGAAATAATTTTAAAGAGCGATCGCCAACAGTATACCGCAGGCGATCGCTCTCCACTATATAAAGGAGCTTTTACGGTTGAATCCGAAGTGTTAACACCACCGTACTGGTGAGAGTCTGGGAGGGTAGCCAAGCTAAAAGCGATCGCTTAATTAATTCAATCACAGTCTGTTCCTTTAATGATGAAGCCTGTTCATCTAGCAGCAACTGTCTCACCCGTCCCTGGCTCAGTTGGAATTCAAACACCAAATCACCACCGAAACCTCTAGGGAGTTGAATTGCTTGCAAGTATTGAGTCAGCAGAGAAATCATCTGCTGATTCAATCCCGTCACGCTCACAACCTGTAAATGAGGGACAGAGGATTCTTTTTTCCGTAAGGCTTTTAAATCTTCCAATTGTGGCATTGAGCTTTCGGAAACTGATAACAGGCTATCAAGATTACTAAAATCATCAGCATATCCAAGTTCAATTTCTGACAATGACTCCATCTCTTCAAACCGTTGCATTGGTTCTGCTGGCGCAGACATTGGGGATGGTGGTGGTAATACAGACATTGGAGATGGTGCAGATTGTTTCTTTGCTTCCTGGCGACTGCTTGCCATTCCACCCCTAGGAGCCGCACCAAAAGAAAGGTTACTAAAAATACCCTCATGGCTGATAGCTTCAGGTATTTCCACAGGTACTTGCAAAGATATAGAATCCTGGTTGGGATTGACTCTGATATCATCACTGACGGCAACAAAAGCCGTATATTGCGATAACAGTTGATAAGTCAGAGCCGTATCTGTCACCGCTTCCACACCTCCCTTTGTGTCGCCACTAACCATTTGATTCATTAAATCCTTGATGCGGGAACGTCCCCAAAGTTGAGCAATCGCAGGATTACCTGTTTGGGGAAAATCCAGATGAAAACTCTGCTGATAACGCCTACCACCCGCAGCAATGCCAGTAACGTGCAACTTTCCAGAATGCGCGTCTGGTTTGCGTCCAAATAGCACTAACGGCTGCTCTGCAAATAAATCTGGTAGTGTCGAGGGATACATGATTGGAGATTCACCATCACCTTCCCATTGCAATTGAATATTGGCGAGGACTGGATTATTGATTTGGCGGAAGAATTTTTCTACCACTTCATCTACAGGTTCATCGTGGCGAATAATCCGAGCAATACCCCGTCCTAATTCTGCAATCCGATTGAGTAAGAAACGATTCACCGAACTACCTGCACCAAAGCTATGAAGGCGGGTTCCTGGCTGGAGACGCTGTTTAACTTCTGCTAAAATTTGGTTTTCGTTACCGATATAGCCATCAGTTAGTAAAACAATATTTCGCAAGCGTCCCGGATTTGTGGCTTTTAAGTTTAAGACGGTGCGAATACCGCCTAACATTTCCGTTCCACCACCAGCGTTTAACCGATTGATATAGTTGATTGCTAATAACCGATTTTGGAAAGTATTGGCGAGGGGAACGGGTGAGAGTTGCTGTGTAGTATCAGAAAAATCAATAATGCTAAAGGTGTCGTCGGGATTGAGTCCATTGATAAAACGGCGCATCAATTCCTGACATTGCATCAGTGGTTCGCCACTTTGAGAACCGGAGGAGTCGATGAGAAACACCATATCTTTGGCGACAATCTCATCAGGATGGTACTCAACGGCGGGAATCATGTATAAGGCGAAGTGTCCACCCCGTTCATCGGCTTGAGTCAGCGTAGTTGTTTGAGTGTTATTACTGCTAACTTGGTAGCGTAAAATTAGGTCTTTGTTGGGTATTGTGTCTCCACCACCTAACTTGGCATTTACTAACTGTCCTTCACGGATGATTTGGATTTGGTGAGAGGGTGAATTAATATCTTGAATTTCAACGCCAACATTAATTTCTATAGTGACATTAATATCATGACGCGATCGCATTCCATCTGGCAAAATGGGAGCGTTTAAGCGGGAAGCATCTGGAACTAAATCGGTATCTTGATTTAAAGTCATGGGTGCAATGGCTGAACCACCCCCAACA
Protein-coding sequences here:
- a CDS encoding VWA domain-containing protein; translation: MSYPIPSKIWQRVSIVTLLLLIPSVGIAVLRQSATVAVPGNQTLLSSTPTTSILPNHPDYKALQALVQKYSCVVSVQNFGTVPITRTEFATVLNACMNRSNELIATDPKIVTEADMKTLQRLQSEFAPELATLRSQIDELQDSTPTQAPRERTQAESTRKTQPLPTAPSLSIPSGSSVQNQVVDRAYTPKIRQAGGTSGRIAPEPQTDRRFNTENYNPIEDNPFHRVGNDPLSTFSIDVDTASYSNMRRFITQGQLPPKDAVRIEELINYFTYNYPQPKGQRPFSVTTEVAAAPWNPQHKLVQVGLQGKRLESETLPPSNLVFLIDVSGSMNDPNKLPLVQQSLKLLVNKLRPEDRVSLVVYAGNAGVVLPATPGSQKSKILAAIDRLEAGGSTAGGQGIELAYKIAKQNFLKSGNNRVILATDGDFNVGVSSDGELTRLIEQKREQGIFLTVLGFGTGNYKDGKMEQLADKGNGNYAYIDTLLEAKKVLVNDLRGTLFTIAKDVKIQVEFNPAKVQAYRLIGYENRLLQNQDFNDDKKDAGDIGAGHSVTALYEIIPTGTKSDVKLPEVDPLRYQRSGETALDAAGNELMQVKLRYKLPQDSTSQLITQTIQDDDLRSDQIPSTNLRFAAAVATFGMVLRDSEYKGNANYDLVMKLATQAKGEDQEGYRDEFIRLVEQSRGLITRK
- a CDS encoding VIT domain-containing protein → MTQTLEQQRSGLYLQNSSQQIAFPLKHTEVKAKIDGNISRVEVTQSFENPFTTTLEALYIFPLPDEAAVDDMLIRIGDRTIQGSIKKRQEAVAIYEQARKQGQTAGLLEQERDNIFTQSLANIKPGEQIDVIIRYSDSLKFEGGNYEFVFPMVVGPRYIPGITIEENAVGGGSAIAPMTLNQDTDLVPDASRLNAPILPDGMRSRHDINVTIEINVGVEIQDINSPSHQIQIIREGQLVNAKLGGGDTIPNKDLILRYQVSSNNTQTTTLTQADERGGHFALYMIPAVEYHPDEIVAKDMVFLIDSSGSQSGEPLMQCQELMRRFINGLNPDDTFSIIDFSDTTQQLSPVPLANTFQNRLLAINYINRLNAGGGTEMLGGIRTVLNLKATNPGRLRNIVLLTDGYIGNENQILAEVKQRLQPGTRLHSFGAGSSVNRFLLNRIAELGRGIARIIRHDEPVDEVVEKFFRQINNPVLANIQLQWEGDGESPIMYPSTLPDLFAEQPLVLFGRKPDAHSGKLHVTGIAAGGRRYQQSFHLDFPQTGNPAIAQLWGRSRIKDLMNQMVSGDTKGGVEAVTDTALTYQLLSQYTAFVAVSDDIRVNPNQDSISLQVPVEIPEAISHEGIFSNLSFGAAPRGGMASSRQEAKKQSAPSPMSVLPPPSPMSAPAEPMQRFEEMESLSEIELGYADDFSNLDSLLSVSESSMPQLEDLKALRKKESSVPHLQVVSVTGLNQQMISLLTQYLQAIQLPRGFGGDLVFEFQLSQGRVRQLLLDEQASSLKEQTVIELIKRSLLAWLPSQTLTSTVVLTLRIQP